A region from the Candidatus Electrothrix scaldis genome encodes:
- the smpB gene encoding SsrA-binding protein SmpB, whose product MKIVCKNKKAFHDYHIDKTMEAGMVLTGPEVKSLRAGRANIKDGYAQLKNGEVFLYNIHISPYAFTTYSATDPLRVRKLLLHKREIRKLLGKLHEKGVALIPLKIYFIDNGKAKIELGVARGKKLYDKRAALKEKQSNREVERSLRQKY is encoded by the coding sequence ATGAAGATTGTCTGCAAAAATAAAAAAGCCTTTCATGATTATCATATAGATAAAACAATGGAAGCGGGCATGGTCCTTACCGGGCCGGAGGTGAAGTCCTTACGGGCTGGCCGGGCGAATATTAAGGACGGTTATGCGCAGTTGAAGAACGGAGAAGTGTTTTTGTACAATATTCATATTTCTCCTTATGCCTTTACAACATACTCCGCAACAGATCCTCTTCGGGTACGTAAGTTGTTGTTGCACAAAAGGGAAATACGAAAGCTGCTTGGCAAGCTGCATGAAAAAGGAGTTGCGCTTATTCCGCTCAAGATATATTTTATAGATAATGGAAAGGCCAAGATAGAGCTTGGTGTGGCGCGCGGAAAAAAATTGTATGACAAACGAGCCGCTTTAAAAGAAAAGCAGTCAAACCGTGAAGTGGAACGCTCTTTGCGGCAGAAATATTAA
- the bioC gene encoding malonyl-ACP O-methyltransferase BioC, with protein MQKIDKQFVCRQFRRAAASYDRQATIQHRVADRLLELLVPYVKSEPLRVLEIGCCTGLLTGKLLQSDIKVGSLLLNDLMPDFAERLPHDLAVDELSFLPGDIEKLSLSGSFDLIISSSTFHWLHDLERTLVKLLVALRPGGILAFSLYGPGNLPEIKELTGVGLDYLPLSAIVSMLKHRYILEEQHQEKEIFLFPGPREVLNHLRQTGVNAINRRPWTRQELQTFCREYKKRFYMDRSVRLTYHPLYFIARRSL; from the coding sequence ATGCAGAAAATCGATAAACAGTTCGTCTGTCGTCAATTCCGTCGTGCTGCTGCCAGTTATGACCGCCAAGCCACGATTCAGCATCGGGTAGCTGATCGGCTTCTGGAGCTGCTCGTTCCCTATGTTAAGTCGGAGCCTTTGAGGGTTTTGGAAATTGGCTGCTGTACCGGCTTATTGACGGGGAAATTGCTCCAGAGTGATATTAAGGTGGGCAGCCTTTTGCTTAATGATCTTATGCCGGATTTTGCTGAGCGGCTTCCTCATGATCTTGCTGTGGATGAACTGAGCTTTCTTCCGGGCGATATAGAAAAGCTTTCCTTGTCAGGCTCCTTTGACCTTATTATCTCCTCTTCTACCTTTCATTGGCTGCATGATTTGGAGCGGACGCTGGTTAAGCTTCTTGTTGCCCTGAGGCCGGGAGGAATACTTGCCTTTTCTTTGTATGGGCCCGGGAACCTCCCTGAGATCAAAGAGCTCACAGGTGTAGGACTTGATTATCTCCCCTTGTCAGCGATTGTCTCAATGCTGAAGCATCGTTATATTCTTGAAGAGCAGCATCAGGAAAAAGAAATTTTCCTTTTTCCTGGTCCTCGTGAGGTGCTGAATCACCTTCGCCAGACTGGAGTGAATGCTATTAATCGAAGGCCTTGGACTCGTCAGGAATTACAGACCTTTTGCCGGGAATATAAAAAAAGATTTTACATGGATCGCTCTGTGCGCCTTACCTATCATCCCTTATATTTCATCGCTCGGCGCTCTCTATGA
- a CDS encoding ABC transporter ATP-binding protein, protein MADVIIKELVKSYDKKHLILDRVNLEIKDGELMVFVGPSGCGKSTLLRTIAGLESITDGEIAINGRRMNNLPPQQRNIAMVFQNYALYPHMSVRDNMSFPLRMQKMPAQEITQQVETVAKQLDITRLLDKKPKQLSGGQRQRVAMGRALVREPQVFLMDEPLSNLDAKLRVQIRSEIATIQRQLGVTTVYVTHDQVEAMTLGQRVAVLKDGILQQVAPPDELYSNPANIFIAQFIGSPGMNIIPCRISGDELILPLEKEPVRWTLPEAMRAGLEHLPRDEDIWLGLRPEAFSLSAQGQESSLSLPCQVVDEEFLGYETLIRFQPTAPFSTGLEIAEQTFTARIFQQLNCAVGENIALNVDVSVACFFDENGVAIG, encoded by the coding sequence ATGGCGGATGTTATAATTAAAGAACTGGTCAAGTCCTACGATAAAAAGCACCTCATCCTGGATCGTGTCAATCTGGAGATCAAGGACGGTGAACTGATGGTCTTTGTCGGCCCGTCAGGCTGCGGCAAATCCACCCTGCTACGCACCATTGCCGGGCTGGAGTCCATCACGGACGGCGAGATAGCTATCAACGGCAGGCGGATGAATAACCTGCCCCCGCAGCAACGCAATATCGCCATGGTCTTTCAGAATTACGCCCTGTATCCGCACATGAGCGTGCGTGACAATATGTCCTTTCCTCTGCGGATGCAGAAGATGCCTGCTCAGGAAATAACACAACAGGTGGAAACCGTGGCCAAGCAGCTGGACATCACCCGCCTGCTGGACAAGAAGCCCAAGCAGCTCTCCGGCGGTCAGCGACAGCGGGTGGCTATGGGCCGGGCCCTGGTACGGGAACCGCAGGTCTTTCTCATGGATGAACCGCTCTCCAACCTGGATGCCAAGTTACGGGTGCAGATCCGCTCGGAGATCGCCACGATTCAGCGGCAGCTCGGGGTGACCACGGTCTATGTCACCCATGATCAGGTGGAGGCCATGACCCTGGGACAGCGGGTCGCGGTGCTCAAGGACGGCATCCTTCAGCAGGTTGCCCCGCCGGATGAACTGTACTCCAATCCGGCTAATATCTTTATCGCCCAGTTCATCGGCAGTCCGGGCATGAATATCATTCCGTGCAGGATATCCGGCGATGAGCTGATCCTGCCCCTGGAAAAGGAGCCGGTGCGCTGGACATTGCCGGAAGCGATGCGGGCAGGGTTAGAGCATCTGCCCCGGGATGAGGATATTTGGCTCGGTCTCCGACCGGAGGCATTCAGTTTATCTGCGCAGGGCCAGGAAAGCAGCCTGTCCCTCCCCTGTCAGGTCGTTGATGAGGAGTTCCTCGGTTACGAGACCCTGATTCGTTTTCAGCCGACTGCCCCCTTCAGCACCGGGTTAGAGATTGCGGAGCAGACCTTCACGGCCCGGATTTTTCAGCAGCTTAACTGCGCGGTCGGGGAAAACATCGCCCTGAATGTTGACGTGAGTGTCGCCTGCTTTTTTGATGAGAATGGCGTTGCGATTGGATAG
- a CDS encoding flavodoxin family protein — translation MTRILAINGSYRAEGFTDQAVDHIAQVARSLGAEVEIIHLRDVPIEFCRNCRSCTQLPGSSPGHCIQHDAMPELLQKIEQADGFILASPTNFGSITALFKRFMERLVVYGYWPWGQHSPKPRQEGKATKKAVLISSSAAPALMGLLFFNTIRQLKTTAKTIGAQPVDKVVTGLVAKDHQPALSETTKQHLKNAAKKLVYP, via the coding sequence ATGACTAGGATTCTCGCCATAAACGGCTCCTATCGGGCTGAAGGATTTACAGATCAAGCCGTGGACCACATCGCACAGGTCGCCCGTTCATTGGGCGCGGAAGTTGAAATAATCCACCTTCGTGACGTCCCTATAGAATTCTGCCGAAACTGTCGGAGTTGTACCCAGCTGCCAGGAAGCTCTCCAGGGCACTGCATCCAGCATGATGCCATGCCGGAGCTACTCCAAAAGATAGAACAGGCAGATGGCTTTATTTTAGCCTCCCCAACCAATTTCGGCTCCATTACCGCGCTCTTCAAACGCTTTATGGAACGACTGGTGGTCTATGGCTATTGGCCCTGGGGACAACACTCACCAAAACCGCGCCAGGAAGGAAAAGCCACAAAGAAGGCTGTCCTCATTTCGTCAAGCGCAGCACCTGCCTTGATGGGACTGTTGTTTTTCAATACAATACGACAACTCAAGACCACAGCAAAAACCATTGGCGCTCAACCTGTGGACAAGGTCGTTACCGGTTTGGTTGCCAAAGATCATCAACCTGCCCTGTCAGAAACCACCAAGCAACATCTCAAGAATGCGGCGAAAAAGCTGGTGTATCCATGA
- a CDS encoding sugar ABC transporter permease, whose product MNTLHSDNRVGWLMAAPALTGLALFIGLPFLLALILSFTNLKLASPLPLTFVGLQHYARIIQDPVFLRALLNNLIFAVVVVPAQTGCALLLALLVNRKLPGMVVFRTLFFLPVIFPFALISVVWMLLYAPGPNGVINSVLELLTFGFWEPQDFLHNQFLALPAIMVVSIWQGAGFQMIVYLAGLQDISEELYEAARLDGANSWQQFWYVTFPCLRNTTLFVVSVTTILSFRLFDQVQIMTKGGPLNATATVVFEAVRAAFERQQIARGSAMTVVFFIIVLCLTIFQRRMVSEDRRID is encoded by the coding sequence ATGAACACCTTACACAGTGATAATCGGGTGGGCTGGCTCATGGCTGCCCCGGCACTCACCGGTCTGGCCCTTTTTATCGGCCTGCCCTTTCTCCTGGCCCTGATCCTTTCCTTCACCAATCTGAAACTGGCCTCGCCCCTGCCGCTGACCTTTGTCGGTTTGCAGCATTACGCCCGCATCATCCAAGACCCTGTTTTTCTCCGGGCACTGCTCAATAACCTGATCTTTGCTGTGGTCGTGGTACCGGCCCAGACCGGCTGCGCCCTCCTGCTTGCCCTGCTGGTGAACCGCAAGCTGCCCGGCATGGTCGTGTTCCGCACCCTGTTTTTTCTGCCGGTGATCTTCCCCTTTGCCCTGATTTCCGTGGTCTGGATGCTCCTGTATGCGCCCGGCCCGAACGGGGTGATCAACTCCGTGCTTGAGCTGTTGACCTTCGGGTTCTGGGAGCCGCAGGATTTCCTCCATAACCAGTTCCTTGCTCTGCCCGCGATCATGGTGGTCTCCATCTGGCAGGGAGCCGGGTTTCAGATGATCGTCTATCTTGCCGGACTCCAGGATATCTCGGAAGAACTCTACGAGGCAGCCCGGCTGGACGGGGCCAATTCCTGGCAGCAGTTCTGGTATGTCACCTTTCCCTGCCTGCGCAACACCACCCTGTTTGTGGTCTCAGTGACCACCATCCTTTCCTTCCGCCTTTTTGATCAGGTCCAGATTATGACCAAGGGCGGCCCACTCAATGCCACCGCCACTGTGGTCTTTGAGGCCGTGCGTGCTGCTTTTGAACGCCAGCAGATTGCCCGTGGCTCGGCCATGACCGTGGTCTTTTTCATCATTGTTCTTTGCCTGACCATTTTCCAGCGGCGGATGGTGAGTGAGGATCGGCGGATAGATTGA
- a CDS encoding type II toxin-antitoxin system HigB family toxin translates to MIAKRTLREFWERHPAAKQPLLSWYKAAQIASWQNSVEIKERFRTASIITATRVVFNIGGNNYRLICIVRFDKQIIFIRFIGTHDEYDKINAAEI, encoded by the coding sequence GTGATAGCAAAAAGAACATTGCGAGAATTTTGGGAAAGGCATCCCGCTGCCAAGCAACCGCTTTTGTCCTGGTATAAGGCTGCTCAAATAGCAAGTTGGCAAAATAGTGTAGAAATCAAAGAACGGTTCCGCACTGCCAGTATTATCACGGCTACTCGTGTAGTTTTCAATATCGGCGGCAATAATTACCGTTTGATTTGCATAGTCAGATTCGACAAGCAAATAATATTTATTCGTTTTATTGGAACTCATGATGAGTATGATAAAATTAATGCTGCGGAGATATAA
- a CDS encoding pentapeptide repeat-containing protein: protein MADRKQLKILKQGVEAWNAWREEHPDAKIDLRRAELGGFGTDWRGANFQNADIRGANFRFASLEGVNFNGANLGLYQGSRTHIYITCFDYSDLTGASFDNVFLDNVSFSHATLDHIPWRDVQGINEDDPEWLDEHRFNNTILADRDVRKLLVSGNVETIPLYEKNLQGAYLVEFDLRDQYLSGTDLRKANLSGADITGSILYNTARENWIIDDIRCDYIYWDEFGQKRTPSDRDFRPGEFEELYKQLPTFEYIFEQGFTPLDPLVMDRVVQAINERHKEFKLDLINFDKRGEPHATFTVCQLDFVDTAKEQVSAVYEANRIQPENQDQLMAAFMGLIENQSKSLDIIKQLGGSKMGDTYNISGGQVGAVGKSAISTGNTFQQIVTDLSRLHEEMQRTASTPEQQAAAQDVAKAEQAARQEDESTMRQHLKSAGQWALDCAQQIGTDVVTEYLKKMTTGM from the coding sequence ATGGCCGATAGAAAGCAACTGAAAATACTCAAGCAGGGGGTTGAGGCGTGGAATGCGTGGAGGGAGGAGCATCCTGATGCGAAGATTGATCTGCGCAGGGCGGAATTAGGTGGATTTGGCACAGATTGGAGAGGAGCTAATTTTCAAAATGCGGATATTCGTGGAGCAAATTTCCGGTTTGCTTCTCTTGAAGGGGTGAATTTTAATGGAGCTAATCTTGGATTATATCAAGGTAGTAGAACTCATATATATATCACTTGCTTTGATTACTCGGATTTGACCGGTGCAAGTTTTGATAATGTTTTTCTTGACAATGTAAGTTTCTCTCATGCAACTCTTGATCATATCCCTTGGAGAGATGTTCAGGGAATAAACGAAGATGATCCTGAATGGCTTGATGAGCATCGCTTTAACAATACTATTCTTGCTGACCGTGACGTTCGTAAGCTGCTTGTGAGCGGCAACGTTGAGACCATACCCTTGTACGAAAAAAATTTGCAAGGTGCATATCTAGTTGAATTTGACCTGCGCGATCAATATTTGAGCGGTACTGATTTAAGGAAAGCCAATCTTAGTGGAGCAGATATCACCGGCTCAATACTTTACAACACTGCACGAGAAAACTGGATTATTGATGATATCCGTTGCGACTATATTTATTGGGATGAATTTGGGCAAAAACGCACTCCGTCGGATCGTGATTTCCGCCCCGGTGAATTTGAAGAACTGTACAAGCAACTCCCCACCTTTGAGTACATCTTTGAACAAGGTTTCACCCCGCTGGACCCGCTGGTTATGGATCGGGTGGTGCAGGCCATCAACGAACGGCACAAGGAGTTCAAGTTGGACTTGATAAACTTCGACAAACGCGGCGAGCCTCATGCCACCTTTACGGTCTGCCAGTTGGATTTCGTGGACACAGCCAAAGAACAGGTAAGCGCGGTATACGAGGCTAACAGGATACAGCCGGAAAATCAGGATCAACTCATGGCCGCTTTTATGGGCCTCATTGAAAATCAAAGCAAATCACTGGACATCATCAAACAATTGGGAGGATCGAAAATGGGCGACACGTACAATATCAGCGGCGGGCAGGTCGGCGCAGTGGGCAAAAGCGCAATATCCACGGGCAACACCTTTCAGCAGATCGTCACCGATCTTTCCCGCCTGCACGAAGAAATGCAGCGCACCGCAAGCACCCCGGAGCAGCAGGCCGCTGCCCAGGATGTCGCCAAGGCGGAACAGGCCGCCCGTCAGGAAGACGAATCGACCATGCGGCAGCATCTCAAAAGTGCCGGGCAATGGGCCTTGGATTGCGCCCAGCAAATCGGCACGGATGTGGTGACCGAGTACCTGAAAAAGATGACGACCGGTATGTAA
- a CDS encoding carbohydrate ABC transporter permease has product MRKLLLTLFLAATALLYAAPILFMVFSSFKPDGEVLVGLTSGRFFAADLSWQNYLDVFHRVSFGRYLFNSLFITLSVVLLGLIVNSLAGYAFARLHWFGHKALFGLVLALMIIPFEAIAVPMFYQMSYLGWRDSYLVQILPFVANAFSIYLFYTFFIGLPKEFEEATRVDGAGTFRIFTSLILPNSKPAFASVTILTFLMQWGTFLWPLMVTSGDRVRPLPVAVAQFQTLPPLQWGDIMAFGVMMVAPVMVIFLLFQRWFVAGIAATGTKG; this is encoded by the coding sequence ATGCGAAAACTACTTCTCACTCTCTTCCTTGCCGCGACCGCGCTGCTTTATGCCGCGCCGATCCTGTTCATGGTCTTTTCCAGCTTTAAACCAGACGGCGAAGTGCTGGTCGGTCTGACCAGCGGGCGTTTTTTTGCCGCCGACCTGAGCTGGCAGAACTACTTGGACGTGTTTCACCGGGTCAGTTTCGGCCGCTACCTGTTCAACTCTCTGTTCATCACCCTGTCCGTGGTCCTGCTGGGTCTGATCGTCAACTCCCTGGCCGGATACGCATTCGCCCGCCTGCACTGGTTCGGCCATAAGGCCCTGTTCGGTCTGGTCCTGGCCCTGATGATCATCCCTTTTGAGGCCATTGCCGTGCCCATGTTTTACCAGATGAGCTACCTGGGCTGGCGGGACAGCTATCTGGTCCAGATTCTGCCCTTTGTCGCCAATGCCTTTTCCATCTACCTCTTTTACACCTTTTTTATCGGCCTGCCCAAGGAGTTTGAAGAGGCGACCCGAGTGGACGGCGCAGGCACTTTCCGCATTTTCACCTCCCTGATTCTGCCCAACAGCAAGCCCGCCTTTGCCAGCGTCACCATCCTCACCTTTCTTATGCAGTGGGGCACCTTTCTCTGGCCGCTCATGGTGACCAGCGGCGACCGGGTCCGGCCCCTGCCCGTGGCCGTGGCCCAGTTTCAGACCCTGCCGCCCCTGCAATGGGGCGATATCATGGCCTTCGGCGTGATGATGGTGGCACCGGTCATGGTCATTTTTCTCCTCTTTCAACGCTGGTTTGTCGCGGGTATCGCGGCCACCGGCACCAAAGGATAA
- a CDS encoding sugar ABC transporter substrate-binding protein, with protein MQTQKTFFLHAAHLVLVCTLITLSVLGCKPEAETDKQVITVWAHSGQEGERKVLMDQVQRFNEEFPDVHVKLTLLPEGSYNSQLQSAALSHDLPDVIEFDGPFLYGYVWQNQLQPLDDLLPAAVQADLLPSIIKQGTMHDHLFAVGMFDSGLGMYGNKALLEAAGIRIPASVDDAWTAEEFNQVLKKLAAQDQDGAVLDLKANYRGEWFTYAFSPIIQSAGGDLIDRRDYLHAEPVLAGKEAVRAMTTLQDWFQQGYVDPNLDDAAFVEERVALSWVGHWEYPRYAEKLGDKLVLLPLPDFGQGSKTGQGSWQWGINADARNAEAAARFLASLLRPESILAMTEVNGAVPATKTAIARSPLYKEGGPLRLFVDQLRQSSVERPRTPAYQVITSVFQQAFDEIRNGADVQKALHQAAAAIEQDIADSEGYRSVPRH; from the coding sequence ATGCAAACCCAAAAAACATTTTTCCTCCATGCAGCTCACCTTGTCCTGGTCTGCACTTTGATCACCCTTTCAGTTTTAGGCTGCAAGCCGGAAGCGGAGACAGATAAACAAGTTATCACGGTCTGGGCGCACAGCGGCCAGGAGGGCGAGCGCAAGGTGCTCATGGATCAGGTGCAACGCTTTAACGAGGAATTTCCTGATGTCCACGTTAAACTCACCCTGCTGCCGGAAGGTTCGTACAACTCCCAGCTTCAGTCCGCTGCCCTTTCCCACGACCTGCCGGATGTGATCGAATTTGACGGGCCGTTCCTGTACGGCTATGTCTGGCAGAATCAGCTTCAGCCCCTGGATGACCTCCTGCCTGCGGCAGTGCAGGCCGATCTCCTGCCCTCCATCATCAAGCAGGGCACCATGCATGATCATCTTTTTGCCGTGGGTATGTTTGACTCCGGCCTGGGCATGTATGGCAATAAGGCATTGCTGGAGGCGGCAGGCATTCGCATCCCCGCCTCAGTGGATGATGCCTGGACAGCGGAGGAGTTCAATCAGGTGCTGAAAAAGCTGGCTGCCCAGGATCAGGACGGAGCTGTGCTGGATCTCAAGGCCAATTACCGGGGCGAGTGGTTCACCTATGCCTTTTCCCCGATCATTCAGTCTGCCGGCGGTGATCTGATCGACCGGCGGGATTACCTGCATGCAGAGCCGGTGCTGGCCGGGAAAGAGGCGGTCAGGGCCATGACAACCCTGCAGGATTGGTTTCAACAGGGATATGTAGATCCTAACCTGGATGATGCCGCCTTTGTCGAGGAGCGGGTTGCGCTTTCCTGGGTTGGACATTGGGAATATCCCCGCTATGCAGAAAAACTGGGCGACAAGCTGGTCCTTCTGCCCCTGCCGGACTTCGGCCAAGGTTCAAAGACCGGCCAAGGCTCCTGGCAATGGGGCATCAACGCAGATGCCCGCAATGCCGAGGCCGCAGCCCGGTTCCTTGCCTCCCTGCTTCGCCCGGAGAGTATCCTGGCCATGACCGAGGTCAACGGGGCCGTACCCGCGACCAAGACCGCTATTGCCCGCTCGCCCCTGTACAAAGAGGGCGGCCCGCTCCGGCTTTTTGTGGACCAGCTCCGCCAGAGCAGTGTGGAGCGGCCCCGCACCCCGGCCTATCAGGTCATCACCTCGGTCTTTCAGCAGGCCTTTGATGAAATCCGCAACGGTGCCGATGTGCAAAAGGCCCTGCATCAGGCTGCCGCAGCCATTGAGCAGGACATTGCCGACAGCGAAGGCTACCGTTCCGTTCCCCGTCACTGA
- a CDS encoding SH3 domain-containing protein — translation MSQRKKQALRIVKKASMIIMISCILLSSFALESAVARMVAVRNDNVNMRSGPGLKKKVLWKLSAGFPLKVVKRSGKWLKVKDFEGAVGWVHKNVVNRSGHMIVKAQKKSQGKINIRSKPSTRSKIVAKAYYGVVFRTLKKQKGWVKVQHGKVTGWIKRSLLWGF, via the coding sequence ATGAGTCAAAGAAAAAAACAAGCCCTTCGTATTGTCAAGAAAGCCTCCATGATCATCATGATAAGCTGTATTCTACTGAGCAGCTTTGCTCTGGAATCTGCTGTCGCACGAATGGTTGCTGTGCGAAATGATAATGTGAATATGCGTTCAGGTCCTGGTTTGAAGAAAAAAGTCCTTTGGAAACTCAGTGCGGGGTTTCCTCTTAAGGTCGTGAAAAGGTCAGGCAAGTGGCTTAAAGTAAAGGACTTCGAAGGGGCCGTTGGCTGGGTTCATAAAAATGTGGTGAATCGCTCCGGTCATATGATTGTGAAGGCACAAAAGAAAAGTCAGGGAAAGATCAATATTCGCAGTAAGCCCAGCACAAGGTCGAAGATCGTGGCAAAGGCCTATTATGGGGTTGTCTTCAGGACCTTGAAAAAACAAAAAGGGTGGGTGAAGGTTCAGCACGGCAAAGTAACTGGGTGGATTAAGCGCTCATTACTGTGGGGGTTTTAA
- a CDS encoding DUF452 family protein, translating to MKHRWLHQQGNEDCLLFFAGWGMCPEVFADIPSGDIDVLMFFDYRRMDPEDLVSVLAKKGGAYRHVYLISWSMGVWVASVFFAEKPANLPCLAAAIAIGGTCFPIDDKLGIPEQNFVEMAEQLTSARVKEFHSSMFADDEHADRFALSFQRGERGVGELQEELQTLASAYRKGAEASEIYTHRIVTGRDRIFPARNQVRAWGRTACRQLSLSHFPFYLWSSWSVMLQKLMSA from the coding sequence ATGAGGATTGTCTCCTCTTTTTTGCAGGCTGGGGGATGTGCCCGGAAGTTTTTGCTGATATTCCGTCCGGTGACATCGATGTTCTCATGTTCTTTGATTATCGGAGGATGGATCCCGAGGATCTCGTCTCGGTTTTAGCAAAAAAGGGGGGGGCGTATCGTCATGTATACCTCATCTCCTGGTCTATGGGAGTTTGGGTTGCGTCAGTGTTCTTTGCTGAGAAACCAGCGAACCTCCCTTGTTTAGCCGCAGCAATCGCTATCGGAGGGACGTGTTTCCCTATAGATGATAAATTGGGCATTCCTGAGCAAAATTTTGTGGAGATGGCGGAACAGCTTACATCTGCACGGGTGAAGGAATTTCACTCTTCCATGTTTGCTGACGATGAGCATGCTGACCGTTTTGCCCTTTCTTTCCAAAGGGGAGAACGGGGTGTGGGGGAGCTCCAAGAGGAACTCCAAACCTTGGCCAGTGCATATAGAAAAGGGGCTGAGGCTTCTGAAATTTACACACACAGGATTGTCACTGGCCGGGACCGTATTTTTCCGGCCCGGAATCAGGTAAGGGCTTGGGGGCGTACCGCGTGCCGCCAGCTTTCCTTGTCCCATTTTCCTTTTTATCTCTGGTCAAGCTGGTCAGTAATGCTTCAAAAGTTGATGTCAGCCTAG
- a CDS encoding DUF2207 domain-containing protein has product MKLPRQLLATSYLFFVLASLLLTAQTSLAKSPSFYWEFINVQIDVQANGDMLVTETQKYIFTGSHSNERYRYILLEKIDGIDQIEVYEGDEKLPFTKNIKNNQQWIKWRHELNPPESHTFVLKYRMLGGIQIHDKEDWIYVKAIFKGRSAPINSGKVVVRLPGALAGKIIRLKKAGVPIEARKIDEQTVEFVAIGAMPPGKELKVGVVVPHGILKFEMPRWQQSYLAKQGKGNAVQEALQGSHRKGFGALIIFIIVLAFVAVFIAIFGNGGGRGGNNGSGNGETGYYPGGGGCGGGGGGCGGGCGGGG; this is encoded by the coding sequence ATGAAGCTACCCAGGCAACTCCTTGCGACATCTTACCTGTTTTTCGTACTCGCATCACTCTTACTGACTGCTCAAACTTCCCTCGCGAAATCTCCGTCTTTCTATTGGGAGTTCATTAACGTCCAGATCGATGTGCAGGCAAATGGGGATATGCTCGTTACTGAAACCCAGAAATATATCTTCACTGGCTCTCACAGCAATGAGCGCTATCGTTATATCCTTTTGGAAAAAATTGACGGCATTGACCAGATAGAAGTTTATGAGGGCGACGAAAAATTACCGTTCACCAAGAATATCAAAAATAATCAGCAGTGGATTAAATGGCGGCACGAGTTGAACCCACCGGAAAGCCATACCTTTGTGCTCAAATATCGGATGCTTGGTGGTATCCAGATCCATGATAAAGAGGATTGGATATATGTGAAGGCCATTTTTAAAGGCCGCTCCGCCCCGATTAACAGTGGCAAGGTCGTTGTGAGGTTGCCAGGTGCTTTAGCCGGAAAGATCATCCGCCTCAAAAAAGCTGGTGTTCCTATTGAGGCCCGCAAAATTGATGAGCAGACAGTTGAGTTTGTCGCAATAGGTGCAATGCCACCAGGAAAGGAGCTGAAGGTTGGAGTTGTTGTGCCGCACGGTATTCTAAAGTTCGAGATGCCGCGCTGGCAACAGAGCTACCTTGCGAAACAGGGCAAAGGAAATGCGGTTCAGGAAGCTCTGCAAGGGAGTCATAGAAAAGGCTTCGGCGCATTGATTATATTCATTATTGTTCTCGCGTTCGTTGCTGTCTTTATTGCAATTTTTGGTAACGGAGGAGGGCGTGGAGGAAATAACGGCAGTGGCAATGGCGAAACGGGCTATTACCCTGGTGGAGGAGGTTGCGGAGGTGGCGGTGGTGGCTGTGGAGGAGGTTGCGGGGGCGGGGGATGA